Proteins encoded by one window of Funiculus sociatus GB2-C1:
- a CDS encoding methyltransferase domain-containing protein yields the protein MNTQMKLSENTQQLLNCPVCQSKLELVNEEFECTNSECKAHFPVVDGIPVLINESSSIFSFSDFLNRQDTTFNFQSQSKLKKVVANLLPDIHANIKGKANYNKFLKLVMELNKKPKILVVGGGIVGDGMEAVFSNPDLEIVSTDVSFGPCTALICDAHDIPFADNSFDGVIVQAVLEHVLDPNRCVEEIYRVLKKGGVVYAETPFMQQVHMGRYDFTRFTHLGHRRLFRKFEEASSGAVCGPGMALAWSYQYFLLSFVKSDAAKSAVKAFTRLTSFWLKYLDYFLIDKPGTFDAASGYYFIGTKSDRVLSDRELLKLYKGIQ from the coding sequence ATGAATACCCAGATGAAGCTATCGGAAAATACGCAACAATTGCTCAATTGTCCAGTTTGCCAGTCAAAGCTAGAATTGGTCAACGAGGAATTTGAATGTACAAATTCTGAGTGTAAAGCTCATTTTCCTGTGGTTGATGGAATACCTGTTTTAATCAATGAGTCGTCGAGTATCTTTTCTTTTAGCGATTTTTTAAATCGCCAAGATACAACTTTCAATTTTCAATCCCAGTCAAAATTGAAAAAGGTTGTTGCAAATCTGCTCCCGGATATTCATGCCAATATCAAGGGAAAAGCTAATTACAACAAGTTTTTAAAGCTGGTAATGGAGCTGAATAAAAAGCCTAAGATTTTGGTAGTTGGTGGGGGTATAGTAGGAGATGGAATGGAAGCTGTTTTTTCCAATCCAGATTTGGAAATTGTTAGCACTGATGTTTCTTTTGGCCCTTGTACAGCATTAATCTGTGACGCTCACGACATACCCTTTGCTGATAACTCGTTTGATGGGGTAATTGTACAAGCTGTACTCGAACACGTTCTAGATCCCAACCGATGTGTAGAAGAAATTTATCGGGTACTTAAAAAAGGTGGAGTAGTTTACGCAGAAACTCCCTTTATGCAACAAGTACACATGGGAAGATATGATTTTACTCGCTTCACCCATTTAGGACATCGCCGTTTGTTCCGCAAGTTTGAAGAAGCTTCTAGTGGCGCAGTGTGTGGCCCGGGAATGGCATTAGCCTGGTCATATCAATACTTTCTTTTGAGTTTTGTGAAGTCTGATGCGGCAAAATCTGCGGTAAAAGCTTTTACCAGGTTGACATCCTTCTGGTTAAAATATTTAGATTATTTCTTGATTGATAAGCCTGGTACATTTGATGCAGCATCAGGATATTATTTTATCGGGACAAAGAGCGATCGCGTTCTTTCTGACCGAGAATTGCTTAAACTCTACAAAGGTATACAATAG
- a CDS encoding O-antigen ligase family protein: MSPAQTVSPLLNFFEKRFAILTLVAFTGVLNFASYYNVSEGVPGYGFYVSSFFDRLVSLLQYGIYATTLFFIVARFKSVVRPALRDPFLLVLIGIIVTSFFWSDFPSISRKAGIFALTTTLFGLYLASRFSLKEQLRIIAWALGIVAVFSLLYTLGLRGSGIENGTHSGAWRGPLLHKNLFARLMLVCAFPPLLAALDIRSKYRYLAFGVAGLAIALIILSTSKTALVIFLTLILLLPLYRALRWSDNLAIPFFITAILIGGSMATFTVASWDNLLFSLGKDPTLSGRTEIWEAVMHKIWERPWLGYGYQAFWIEGGESDYVWRVLRYRVYQAHNGFYNIGVEIGLLGALFFVLSVAFAYIRAIKYVRTSTTSESLWPLIYLTFLPMYNYTESTIVEPNSIYWVLFVSITFSLRNVQAVTTRKETERFREETVSKTGIESFP; encoded by the coding sequence ATGTCACCAGCTCAAACTGTAAGTCCCCTCCTAAACTTCTTTGAAAAAAGATTCGCCATTCTTACCCTGGTAGCTTTCACAGGTGTTTTGAATTTTGCCAGCTATTACAATGTGTCTGAGGGCGTACCAGGATACGGCTTTTACGTCTCGTCATTTTTTGACCGTCTGGTGTCGCTGCTGCAATATGGGATTTATGCGACAACTTTATTCTTTATTGTTGCCCGGTTCAAAAGTGTTGTTCGCCCTGCTCTAAGAGACCCATTCTTATTAGTTTTAATAGGAATTATCGTAACTTCATTCTTTTGGTCTGATTTCCCAAGTATATCGAGAAAAGCTGGTATATTTGCATTAACAACAACCTTATTTGGATTGTATCTTGCTTCCCGCTTTAGCTTAAAAGAGCAGTTAAGAATAATAGCATGGGCGTTGGGTATAGTCGCAGTATTTAGTTTATTGTATACGCTAGGTTTGCGGGGATCGGGAATAGAAAATGGGACTCATTCGGGAGCTTGGCGAGGACCATTGTTACACAAAAATCTCTTTGCTCGGCTGATGCTTGTATGTGCGTTTCCTCCATTACTAGCTGCTCTGGATATTCGCAGCAAGTACCGCTACCTTGCGTTCGGTGTTGCTGGTCTAGCAATTGCTCTAATTATACTTTCAACTTCTAAAACTGCTCTGGTTATCTTTCTTACTTTGATACTTCTTCTACCTCTGTATAGAGCTTTGAGATGGAGCGATAACCTGGCAATTCCTTTCTTCATCACTGCGATATTAATAGGTGGAAGTATGGCTACATTTACTGTAGCTAGTTGGGACAATTTGCTGTTTAGTTTAGGGAAAGATCCTACCCTCAGCGGTCGTACAGAGATTTGGGAAGCTGTCATGCATAAAATTTGGGAGCGTCCTTGGTTAGGTTACGGGTATCAGGCGTTTTGGATAGAGGGAGGAGAGTCAGATTATGTGTGGCGCGTACTTCGCTACAGGGTGTATCAGGCTCACAATGGTTTTTACAATATAGGAGTAGAAATTGGTTTATTAGGAGCGTTGTTTTTCGTGCTTAGTGTGGCTTTTGCTTATATACGAGCAATCAAATACGTGCGTACAAGTACAACTTCAGAATCTCTATGGCCTCTAATTTACTTAACGTTCTTGCCTATGTATAATTACACCGAGAGTACGATTGTCGAACCAAACTCTATTTATTGGGTTTTGTTTGTCTCAATCACTTTCTCTTTAAGAAATGTCCAAGCGGTAACGACTAGGAAAGAAACCGAAAGATTCAGGGAAGAAACTGTGAGTAAAACCGGGATAGAAAGCTTTCCTTAA
- a CDS encoding oligosaccharide flippase family protein, with product MSLKTQVMRGGIYLVLRQGLGVFISLAGVMLVTKVIGPENYGLYAAAVSIFLYLQMLSQLGIEVYLVRREGEEELGVYHQAFTLLLLQALAGMLLAFLALPLIESWVNIKGFRPVAQVLFLGLPVVLLNQVPMARLERNLDYKRVALIELLGQLFYYVIAFPLAFRGAGVWALVAGWWLQQAQTLALLYWSAGYRPRFAWNWDLVKQMWGYGMSFSASIWVWQLRTLINPLLVGRFAGAEAVGYVALAIRIIEILGFVKAATWRISIATLSRLQGDKERLVRAVTEGMGLQILAVGPLLVGVSWVSPWLIPLVFGDRWLPVVQVYPFIALGYLTNSLFNMHSSALYVLRRNWEVTAFHIVHMALFAGAAFLLLPRLGLIGYGWAEIVALTSYVVIHFYLVRDIGNPDYRLTGLWWGAFAAALFAYQLGWWAALGLVVVALLPSTHRKLRDYIKSIRGAKSEGAS from the coding sequence ATGAGCTTAAAAACTCAAGTCATGAGGGGAGGAATCTACCTGGTATTGCGTCAGGGACTGGGAGTATTCATCAGTCTGGCGGGAGTGATGCTAGTTACCAAGGTGATCGGCCCAGAAAACTACGGTCTGTACGCTGCCGCTGTCAGTATATTTTTGTACCTCCAGATGCTCAGTCAGTTAGGTATTGAAGTTTATCTGGTGCGGCGAGAAGGGGAAGAAGAACTAGGAGTATACCACCAAGCTTTCACCCTACTGCTATTGCAAGCGTTGGCGGGAATGCTTTTAGCTTTTTTGGCGCTTCCCTTAATAGAAAGCTGGGTGAACATTAAAGGGTTTCGCCCGGTAGCGCAAGTCTTGTTTCTGGGGCTTCCCGTCGTTCTCCTCAATCAAGTACCGATGGCCCGGCTAGAGCGCAATCTAGATTACAAGCGGGTAGCTTTAATTGAACTTCTCGGTCAGTTATTTTACTACGTGATAGCCTTTCCATTGGCTTTTCGGGGAGCCGGAGTGTGGGCGCTGGTGGCTGGATGGTGGCTACAGCAAGCTCAAACTCTAGCACTACTCTACTGGAGTGCAGGCTATCGTCCCCGCTTTGCCTGGAACTGGGATTTAGTTAAGCAGATGTGGGGGTACGGCATGAGCTTCTCCGCGTCAATTTGGGTCTGGCAACTGCGTACCCTAATCAACCCCTTGCTAGTAGGTAGGTTCGCTGGGGCCGAAGCGGTGGGATACGTGGCTTTAGCCATCCGCATTATCGAGATTCTTGGTTTTGTCAAGGCAGCAACCTGGCGAATTTCTATCGCTACCCTCTCCCGCTTGCAGGGGGACAAAGAACGCCTAGTAAGAGCTGTAACTGAAGGCATGGGTTTACAGATATTAGCAGTGGGACCCCTGTTAGTCGGAGTTAGTTGGGTTAGTCCTTGGCTAATTCCTCTAGTATTTGGCGATCGCTGGCTTCCCGTAGTACAAGTTTATCCTTTTATTGCCTTGGGCTACCTGACCAACTCCCTGTTTAATATGCACTCCTCCGCCCTCTACGTTCTGCGGCGAAACTGGGAAGTTACAGCCTTTCACATCGTACACATGGCTCTTTTTGCGGGAGCAGCATTTTTGCTTTTACCCCGCCTGGGATTAATCGGATACGGTTGGGCTGAGATAGTGGCCCTGACGAGTTACGTTGTAATTCACTTCTATTTGGTGCGGGATATTGGCAACCCAGACTATCGACTGACTGGCTTGTGGTGGGGTGCTTTTGCTGCGGCTCTGTTTGCTTATCAGTTAGGATGGTGGGCGGCGCTGGGATTAGTAGTGGTGGCTTTGTTGCCCAGTACGCACCGAAAGCTGAGAGATTACATTAAAAGTATCAGGGGAGCAAAGTCTGAAGGCGCGTCTTGA